One Canis aureus isolate CA01 chromosome 38, VMU_Caureus_v.1.0, whole genome shotgun sequence DNA segment encodes these proteins:
- the LOC144307029 gene encoding T-cell surface glycoprotein CD1a-like isoform X2 — MRTTSKSHFARERTSANTMLFLQLVLLAVLLLGGDSEDSQEPISFRIILTTSFYSSSSTQNQGSAWLDELQTHGWNNKTGAFRYLQPWSKGNFSNEELLEVQNLFYTYTIRSPSTFHNHIRDWQLEYPFQIQLVLGCDSHFGEASAGFLQLAYQGSDLLSFQNTSWRPSPEGGSRAQKVCSLFNQDHVSHEIVRKLLNEICPRILLSLLDAGKVDLQRQVRPEAWLSTGPSPGSGHLRLVCHVSGFYPKPVWVMWMRGEQEQTGSQRGDVLPHADGTWYLQVSLDVKAKEAAGLSCRVRHSSLGGQDMVLHWEQPPSMGLVFLVVIVPLVLLAGLVWWLWKRWKAH; from the exons ATGAGGACAACGTCAAAGAGCCACTTTGCAAGAGAAAGAACATCTGCAAACACGATGCTGTTCCTGCAACTTGTGCTGTTGGCGGTTCTCTTACTGGGGGGTGACAGCGAAG ATTCCCAGGAGCCGATCTCCTTCCGGATCATCCTGACCACATCCTTTTACAGCAGTTCCTCGACGCAGAATCAAGGCTCAGCTTGGCTGGATGAGCTGCAGACTCACGGCTGGAACAACAAGACAGGAGCTTTCCGTTACCTGCAGCCTTGGTCCAAGGGCAACTTCAGCAACGAGGAGCTCCTGGAAGTGCAGAACTTATTCTACACATACACCATCCGATCCCCTTCCACATTTCATAACCACATCCGTGACTGGCAACTTGAAT ATCCCTTTCAGATTCAGCTGGTATTAGGCTGTGATTCCCACTTTGGAGAAGCatcagcaggcttcctgcagttGGCTTATCAGGGATCTGATCTCCTGAGCTTCCAGAACACGTCATGGAGGCCATCTCCAGAGGGAGGAAGTAGGGCTCAGAAGGTCTGCAGTCTATTCAACCAGGACCATGTTTCCCATGAAATAGTACGCAAGCTCCTCAATGAGATCTGCCCCCGGATCTTGTTGAGTCTTCTTGATGCAGGGAAGGTGGATCTCCAGCGACAAG TGAGGCCTGAGGCCTGGCTGTCCACTGGCCCCAGCCCCGGGTCTGGCCATCTGCGGCTGGTGTGCCACGTCTCCGGCTTCTACCCCAAGCCTGTTTGGGTGATGTGGATGCGGGGCGAGCAGGAGCAGACAGGCTCCCAGCGAGGTGACGTCCTGCCCCATGCTGATGGGACATGGTACCTTCAGGTGTCCTTGGATGTGAAAGCCAAGGAGGCAGCTGGCCTGTCCTGCCGTGTGAGACACAGCAGTCTAGGAGGCCAGGACATGGTCCTCCACTGGG AGCAGCCCCCTTCCATGGGCTTGGTCTTCCTGGTGGTGATCGTGCCCCTGGTGCTCCTGGCAGGCCTGGTGTGGTGGCTCTGGAAACGCTG GAAAGCCCATTAG
- the LOC144307029 gene encoding T-cell surface glycoprotein CD1a-like isoform X3 codes for MLFLQLVLLAVLLPGGDREDDSQEPISFRIILTTSFYSSSSTQNQGSAWLDELQTHGWNNKTGAFRYLQPWSKGNFSNEELLEVQNLFYTYTIRSPSTFHNHIRDWQLEYPFQIQLVLGCDSHFGEASAGFLQLAYQGSDLLSFQNTSWRPSPEGGSRAQKVCSLFNQDHVSHEIVRKLLNEICPRILLSLLDAGKVDLQRQVRPEAWLSTGPSPGSGHLRLVCHVSGFYPKPVWVMWMRGEQEQTGSQRGDVLPHADGTWYLQVSLDVKAKEAAGLSCRVRHSSLGGQDMVLHWEQPPSMGLVFLVVIVPLVLLAGLVWWLWKRWKAH; via the exons ATTCCCAGGAGCCGATCTCCTTCCGGATCATCCTGACCACATCCTTTTACAGCAGTTCCTCGACGCAGAATCAAGGCTCAGCTTGGCTGGATGAGCTGCAGACTCACGGCTGGAACAACAAGACAGGAGCTTTCCGTTACCTGCAGCCTTGGTCCAAGGGCAACTTCAGCAACGAGGAGCTCCTGGAAGTGCAGAACTTATTCTACACATACACCATCCGATCCCCTTCCACATTTCATAACCACATCCGTGACTGGCAACTTGAAT ATCCCTTTCAGATTCAGCTGGTATTAGGCTGTGATTCCCACTTTGGAGAAGCatcagcaggcttcctgcagttGGCTTATCAGGGATCTGATCTCCTGAGCTTCCAGAACACGTCATGGAGGCCATCTCCAGAGGGAGGAAGTAGGGCTCAGAAGGTCTGCAGTCTATTCAACCAGGACCATGTTTCCCATGAAATAGTACGCAAGCTCCTCAATGAGATCTGCCCCCGGATCTTGTTGAGTCTTCTTGATGCAGGGAAGGTGGATCTCCAGCGACAAG TGAGGCCTGAGGCCTGGCTGTCCACTGGCCCCAGCCCCGGGTCTGGCCATCTGCGGCTGGTGTGCCACGTCTCCGGCTTCTACCCCAAGCCTGTTTGGGTGATGTGGATGCGGGGCGAGCAGGAGCAGACAGGCTCCCAGCGAGGTGACGTCCTGCCCCATGCTGATGGGACATGGTACCTTCAGGTGTCCTTGGATGTGAAAGCCAAGGAGGCAGCTGGCCTGTCCTGCCGTGTGAGACACAGCAGTCTAGGAGGCCAGGACATGGTCCTCCACTGGG AGCAGCCCCCTTCCATGGGCTTGGTCTTCCTGGTGGTGATCGTGCCCCTGGTGCTCCTGGCAGGCCTGGTGTGGTGGCTCTGGAAACGCTG GAAAGCCCATTAG
- the LOC144307029 gene encoding T-cell surface glycoprotein CD1a-like isoform X1: MRTTSKSHFARERTSANTMLFLQLVLLAVLLLGGDSEGDSQEPISFRIILTTSFYSSSSTQNQGSAWLDELQTHGWNNKTGAFRYLQPWSKGNFSNEELLEVQNLFYTYTIRSPSTFHNHIRDWQLEYPFQIQLVLGCDSHFGEASAGFLQLAYQGSDLLSFQNTSWRPSPEGGSRAQKVCSLFNQDHVSHEIVRKLLNEICPRILLSLLDAGKVDLQRQVRPEAWLSTGPSPGSGHLRLVCHVSGFYPKPVWVMWMRGEQEQTGSQRGDVLPHADGTWYLQVSLDVKAKEAAGLSCRVRHSSLGGQDMVLHWEQPPSMGLVFLVVIVPLVLLAGLVWWLWKRWKAH; the protein is encoded by the exons ATGAGGACAACGTCAAAGAGCCACTTTGCAAGAGAAAGAACATCTGCAAACACGATGCTGTTCCTGCAACTTGTGCTGTTGGCGGTTCTCTTACTGGGGGGTGACAGCGAAGGTG ATTCCCAGGAGCCGATCTCCTTCCGGATCATCCTGACCACATCCTTTTACAGCAGTTCCTCGACGCAGAATCAAGGCTCAGCTTGGCTGGATGAGCTGCAGACTCACGGCTGGAACAACAAGACAGGAGCTTTCCGTTACCTGCAGCCTTGGTCCAAGGGCAACTTCAGCAACGAGGAGCTCCTGGAAGTGCAGAACTTATTCTACACATACACCATCCGATCCCCTTCCACATTTCATAACCACATCCGTGACTGGCAACTTGAAT ATCCCTTTCAGATTCAGCTGGTATTAGGCTGTGATTCCCACTTTGGAGAAGCatcagcaggcttcctgcagttGGCTTATCAGGGATCTGATCTCCTGAGCTTCCAGAACACGTCATGGAGGCCATCTCCAGAGGGAGGAAGTAGGGCTCAGAAGGTCTGCAGTCTATTCAACCAGGACCATGTTTCCCATGAAATAGTACGCAAGCTCCTCAATGAGATCTGCCCCCGGATCTTGTTGAGTCTTCTTGATGCAGGGAAGGTGGATCTCCAGCGACAAG TGAGGCCTGAGGCCTGGCTGTCCACTGGCCCCAGCCCCGGGTCTGGCCATCTGCGGCTGGTGTGCCACGTCTCCGGCTTCTACCCCAAGCCTGTTTGGGTGATGTGGATGCGGGGCGAGCAGGAGCAGACAGGCTCCCAGCGAGGTGACGTCCTGCCCCATGCTGATGGGACATGGTACCTTCAGGTGTCCTTGGATGTGAAAGCCAAGGAGGCAGCTGGCCTGTCCTGCCGTGTGAGACACAGCAGTCTAGGAGGCCAGGACATGGTCCTCCACTGGG AGCAGCCCCCTTCCATGGGCTTGGTCTTCCTGGTGGTGATCGTGCCCCTGGTGCTCCTGGCAGGCCTGGTGTGGTGGCTCTGGAAACGCTG GAAAGCCCATTAG